The following coding sequences are from one Salinicoccus sp. Bachu38 window:
- a CDS encoding YlaN family protein, producing the protein MSTLDELSKQAYEQLEKDAEKIVQLIKVQMDNLTMPQCPVYEEVLDTQMFGLSKEVHFAARLGLIDPEDGRALLEKLEKEVSKVHDAYMEDEKFESKEM; encoded by the coding sequence GTGTCCACATTAGATGAATTGAGTAAACAGGCTTATGAGCAGCTGGAGAAAGATGCAGAAAAGATAGTCCAGCTGATCAAAGTGCAGATGGACAATTTGACGATGCCCCAATGCCCAGTCTATGAAGAAGTATTGGACACACAGATGTTTGGGCTTTCTAAAGAAGTTCATTTTGCTGCCAGGCTTGGCCTGATCGACCCGGAAGATGGGCGTGCGCTTCTGGAGAAACTGGAAAAGGAAGTATCCAAAGTACACGATGCATATATGGAAGATGAAAAATTCGAGTCTAAAGAAATGTGA
- the typA gene encoding translational GTPase TypA: protein MMNLRNDIRNIAIIAHVDHGKTTLVDELLKQSGMFRENEHVAERAMDSNDIERERGITILAKNTALAYKDTRINILDTPGHADFGGEVERIMKMVDGVILVVDAYEGTMPQTRFVLKKALEQDLKPLVVVNKIDKDTARPESVIDEVLELFIELDANDEQLEFPVAYASAINGTASLEMDQQDENMESIFEMIIEHVPAPVDNSSEPLQFQVALLDYNDYVGRIGIGRVFRGEMKVGDQVSLIKIDGTVKNFRVTKMFGYFGLNRVDIDYAKAGDLIALSGMEDINVGETVTPVDTPEALPVLHIDEPTLQMTFSVNNSPFAGKEGKYVTARKIEERLEQQLETDVSLKVDPTDQPDAWKVSGRGELHLSILIENLRREGFELQVSKPEVIIKEVDGVKCEPFERVQIDVPEENTGSVIESLGQRKGEMVDMSNTGNGQTRIIFHVPARGLIGYRTEFMSMTRGYGILNHTFEDYRPVIRERIGGRRNGVLVSIDKGAASTYSILQLEGRGTNFMEPGTEVYEGMIVGENSRDNDLTVNITKVKAANNIRSATKEQTTTMKKPRSLTLEEALEFINEDELVEVTPETVRLRKKILGKSEREKSQKKEKFKLEAE, encoded by the coding sequence TTGATGAATTTAAGAAATGATATCCGTAATATCGCAATCATTGCGCACGTTGACCACGGAAAAACGACATTGGTGGATGAACTGCTCAAGCAATCTGGCATGTTCAGGGAAAATGAGCATGTCGCAGAACGTGCAATGGATTCAAACGATATTGAACGTGAACGCGGGATTACGATCCTCGCAAAAAATACAGCACTTGCCTATAAAGATACAAGAATCAATATCCTGGATACACCAGGACATGCCGACTTCGGTGGTGAAGTCGAGCGTATCATGAAAATGGTGGATGGTGTCATCCTCGTCGTGGATGCCTATGAAGGGACGATGCCGCAGACGCGCTTCGTACTGAAAAAGGCACTGGAACAGGACTTGAAACCACTCGTTGTCGTCAATAAGATTGACAAGGACACTGCCCGTCCGGAATCGGTCATCGACGAAGTGCTGGAGCTCTTCATCGAGCTTGATGCCAATGATGAACAGCTGGAATTCCCGGTTGCCTATGCTTCTGCCATCAATGGTACAGCGAGCCTCGAGATGGATCAGCAGGATGAGAACATGGAGTCGATCTTCGAAATGATCATCGAACATGTCCCGGCACCTGTTGACAACAGCAGTGAGCCACTCCAGTTCCAGGTAGCACTCCTCGACTACAATGACTATGTCGGAAGAATCGGCATCGGCCGTGTCTTCAGGGGTGAGATGAAAGTCGGCGATCAGGTTTCACTGATCAAGATCGACGGTACAGTCAAGAATTTCAGGGTAACCAAAATGTTCGGTTACTTCGGTCTGAACCGCGTCGACATCGACTATGCCAAAGCGGGCGACCTCATCGCACTGAGCGGCATGGAGGACATCAACGTGGGAGAGACGGTCACGCCGGTGGATACGCCGGAAGCCCTGCCGGTCCTCCACATCGATGAACCGACGCTGCAGATGACCTTCTCTGTGAACAATTCACCGTTTGCGGGCAAGGAAGGTAAATATGTCACTGCACGCAAGATTGAAGAGAGACTCGAACAGCAGCTTGAAACGGACGTTTCGTTGAAAGTGGATCCGACGGATCAGCCGGATGCATGGAAAGTCTCAGGCAGGGGCGAACTCCACCTGTCCATACTGATCGAAAACCTGAGACGTGAAGGATTTGAGCTGCAGGTGTCCAAGCCTGAGGTCATCATCAAGGAAGTCGATGGTGTGAAGTGCGAGCCTTTCGAACGTGTCCAGATTGATGTGCCTGAAGAGAATACCGGCAGCGTCATTGAGTCCCTTGGGCAGCGCAAAGGTGAAATGGTCGACATGTCCAATACGGGCAATGGCCAGACACGCATCATCTTCCATGTACCTGCACGCGGCCTGATCGGTTACCGTACCGAGTTCATGTCCATGACAAGGGGATATGGTATACTGAACCATACATTCGAGGACTACAGGCCTGTCATCCGGGAGCGCATCGGCGGCAGACGCAATGGTGTGCTCGTCTCCATCGACAAGGGGGCGGCATCGACCTATTCGATCCTGCAGCTTGAGGGGCGTGGCACGAACTTCATGGAACCGGGGACAGAAGTCTACGAAGGCATGATCGTCGGAGAAAACTCCAGGGACAATGACCTTACAGTCAACATCACCAAGGTGAAGGCGGCAAACAACATCCGTTCTGCAACGAAGGAACAGACCACTACGATGAAAAAACCGCGCTCTTTGACACTTGAAGAGGCGCTTGAATTCATCAATGAGGATGAGCTGGTGGAAGTGACGCCTGAAACCGTCCGTCTCAGAAAGAAGATCCTCGGCAAGAGCGAAAGAGAAAAATCACAGAAGAAAGAAAAGTTTAAACTTGAAGCGGAGTGA
- a CDS encoding pyruvate carboxylase codes for MNKINKLLVANRGEIAIRIFRACTELDITTVAIYSNEDKGALHRYKADEAYLVGEDLSPTESYLNIEAIIKVAKNAGVDAIHPGYGFLSENMEFARRCEEEGIIFIGPELRHLDMFGDKVKARETAVSTGLPVIPGTDGAVQSFEEVEAFIEKHGFPIIIKAISGGGGKGMRIVDEEDDLRDSYDRAKSEASKSFGNSEVYLEKFIDRPKHIEVQILGDTEGNILHLYERDCSVQRRHQKVVEVAPSVGLSDELRLEICEAAKDMAQQVGYVNAGTVEFLVANDEFFFIEVNPRVQVEHTITEMVTGIDIVKTQIQIADGNTLFGEVINLPQQENVPLMGYAVQCRITTEDPLNDFMPDTGEIMAYRSSGGFGVRLDAGDGFQGAVISPYYDSLLVKLSTHGLTYKDANEKMIRSLKEMRIRGIKTNLQFLTNVISDKDFQKGDYSTKFIDTTPSLFEFEKPKDRGTKTLEYISTITVNGFPGVEKRQKPHFDPPRMPDYEPVIEDGTKQILEREGPEGLSKWLKAQDDALITDTTMRDAHQSLLTTRIRTYDMKKIAPYTAHDLKDAFSLEMWGGATFDVAYNFLKEDPWRRLEVLRKEIPNVLFQMLLRASNAVGYKNYPDNVVEKFVQESADAGIDVFRIFDSLNWMEAMKQPIEAVLKTGKVAEGAICYTGDILDPKRSDVYTIEYYKKMAKALEAEGVHILAIKDMAGLLKPQAAYELIGELKATVDIPIHLHTHDTSGNGVLMYHKAIEAGVDVVDTALGALSGLTSQPSANSLYYAQSGQKRQVRADIDGLERLSEYWEDVRKYYVDFESDIKSPNTEIYKHEMPGGQYSNLFSQAKSLGLGDRYGEVKKMYQKVNMLFGDIVKVTPSSKVVGDMALFMVQNDLDEESVIERGEHLDFPDSVVSFFKGEIGKPVTGFNTELQKVVLKGSEPLTERAGKVLEPIDFDALKEEMSVFCEHKITDKDVLSYALYPKVFKEFIATNNKFGNVEVLDTPTFLFGMRKNEVLEIEIDKGKTLIVNLLSIGHVHDDGFRWMYFELNGFPRKVYINDESVESATARLRKADPTAIGDIGAQMPGTVSTIKYKAGDTFKKGEVIIITEAMKMENSVKAPFDGKVSEVFVDAGDKVQSMDLMMTVEKA; via the coding sequence ATGAATAAGATCAATAAGTTGCTCGTCGCCAACAGGGGAGAAATCGCAATCCGCATTTTCCGGGCGTGTACAGAGCTCGATATTACGACTGTGGCGATCTATAGTAATGAAGACAAAGGTGCTTTACATAGATATAAAGCAGATGAAGCTTACCTTGTCGGCGAAGACCTTTCACCGACGGAAAGCTACTTGAATATAGAAGCGATCATCAAGGTCGCGAAGAACGCAGGAGTGGACGCAATCCATCCAGGTTACGGTTTCCTGAGTGAAAATATGGAATTCGCAAGACGCTGCGAAGAGGAGGGCATCATCTTCATCGGTCCTGAACTGCGCCATCTGGACATGTTCGGAGACAAGGTGAAGGCCCGTGAGACGGCAGTTTCTACAGGTCTGCCCGTCATTCCCGGCACGGATGGGGCGGTCCAGTCATTCGAGGAAGTGGAGGCATTCATTGAAAAGCATGGATTTCCGATCATCATCAAAGCCATTTCCGGCGGTGGCGGCAAGGGCATGCGCATCGTCGATGAGGAGGACGACCTCAGGGACAGCTACGATCGTGCGAAAAGTGAGGCATCCAAATCATTCGGCAACAGTGAGGTGTATCTCGAGAAGTTCATCGACAGGCCTAAGCATATAGAAGTCCAGATCCTCGGAGATACCGAAGGGAACATCCTTCACCTCTATGAGCGTGACTGTTCAGTGCAGAGACGTCATCAGAAAGTGGTTGAGGTTGCACCTTCCGTGGGACTCTCCGATGAACTGCGCCTGGAAATCTGCGAAGCGGCCAAGGACATGGCCCAGCAGGTCGGATATGTCAATGCAGGCACGGTCGAGTTCCTGGTGGCGAATGATGAATTCTTCTTCATCGAAGTCAATCCGCGTGTACAGGTCGAGCACACGATCACCGAGATGGTCACTGGCATCGACATTGTAAAGACGCAGATCCAGATTGCCGACGGCAATACGCTGTTCGGTGAAGTCATCAATCTGCCGCAGCAGGAGAATGTCCCTCTGATGGGCTATGCGGTACAGTGCCGTATCACGACGGAAGATCCTTTGAACGACTTCATGCCGGACACGGGTGAAATCATGGCCTACCGTTCAAGCGGCGGCTTCGGCGTCCGCCTGGATGCCGGAGACGGCTTCCAGGGCGCGGTCATCTCCCCGTACTATGATTCCCTGCTTGTAAAACTGTCGACCCATGGCCTGACATACAAGGATGCGAATGAAAAGATGATCCGGAGCCTGAAGGAGATGCGTATCCGCGGCATCAAGACAAACCTCCAGTTCCTGACCAATGTCATCAGTGACAAGGATTTCCAAAAAGGCGACTATTCGACGAAGTTCATCGATACGACACCTTCCCTGTTCGAATTCGAGAAGCCGAAGGACCGGGGAACGAAGACGCTGGAATACATTTCCACAATTACAGTAAACGGCTTCCCGGGTGTCGAGAAGCGTCAGAAGCCGCATTTCGATCCGCCAAGAATGCCGGACTATGAACCGGTCATCGAAGACGGGACGAAGCAGATACTCGAACGCGAAGGTCCGGAAGGCCTGTCGAAATGGCTGAAGGCACAGGATGATGCACTGATTACAGATACGACGATGCGTGACGCGCACCAGTCCCTTCTGACTACACGTATCCGTACCTATGACATGAAGAAGATTGCACCTTATACGGCCCATGACCTCAAAGATGCCTTCTCGCTTGAGATGTGGGGCGGGGCGACATTCGATGTGGCCTACAACTTCCTGAAGGAGGACCCTTGGAGAAGGCTCGAAGTGCTCCGCAAGGAGATTCCGAACGTGCTCTTCCAGATGCTGCTTCGGGCATCCAACGCGGTCGGCTATAAGAACTATCCGGACAATGTCGTCGAAAAATTTGTCCAGGAGAGTGCTGATGCCGGCATCGACGTATTCAGGATATTCGATTCCCTCAACTGGATGGAAGCGATGAAGCAGCCGATTGAAGCGGTGCTGAAGACGGGCAAGGTGGCAGAAGGTGCGATCTGCTATACGGGGGACATCCTTGACCCGAAACGTTCCGATGTCTATACGATCGAATACTACAAGAAGATGGCGAAAGCACTCGAGGCGGAAGGTGTTCACATCCTGGCGATCAAGGATATGGCCGGTCTCCTGAAACCTCAGGCAGCATATGAACTGATTGGTGAGCTGAAGGCGACGGTGGACATTCCGATCCACCTCCATACGCATGATACAAGCGGAAATGGTGTGCTGATGTACCATAAGGCCATCGAAGCAGGGGTGGACGTCGTGGATACCGCCCTTGGGGCACTGAGCGGCCTGACATCGCAGCCGAGTGCCAACAGCCTCTACTATGCACAGAGTGGGCAGAAGCGCCAGGTGCGTGCCGACATAGACGGCCTGGAGCGCCTCAGCGAGTATTGGGAGGATGTCAGAAAGTACTATGTGGACTTCGAAAGTGACATCAAGAGTCCGAATACTGAAATCTACAAGCATGAAATGCCGGGTGGCCAGTATTCCAATCTGTTCAGCCAGGCGAAGTCCCTCGGTCTTGGAGACCGCTATGGTGAAGTGAAGAAGATGTACCAGAAAGTGAACATGCTGTTCGGCGACATCGTCAAAGTGACACCTTCCTCCAAGGTCGTCGGTGACATGGCCCTGTTCATGGTGCAGAATGACCTCGATGAAGAGAGTGTCATCGAACGCGGCGAGCATCTGGACTTCCCGGATTCCGTTGTGAGCTTCTTCAAGGGAGAAATCGGCAAACCGGTCACAGGATTCAATACAGAATTGCAGAAAGTGGTTCTGAAGGGCAGTGAGCCATTGACCGAGCGTGCTGGAAAAGTGCTCGAGCCGATCGATTTCGATGCACTCAAAGAGGAGATGTCGGTATTCTGCGAACACAAGATCACTGACAAGGATGTGCTGTCCTATGCACTCTATCCAAAAGTGTTCAAGGAATTCATCGCTACGAACAACAAATTCGGCAACGTCGAAGTGCTGGATACACCGACATTCCTTTTCGGCATGAGAAAGAACGAAGTGCTTGAAATCGAGATTGACAAGGGCAAGACCCTGATCGTCAATCTGCTTTCCATCGGACACGTCCATGATGATGGTTTCCGTTGGATGTACTTCGAACTGAACGGCTTCCCTAGGAAAGTCTACATCAATGATGAAAGTGTCGAATCCGCAACAGCAAGATTAAGAAAGGCGGACCCGACAGCAATCGGCGATATCGGCGCGCAGATGCCGGGTACGGTGAGTACTATAAAGTACAAAGCGGGCGACACATTCAAGAAGGGCGAAGTCATCATCATTACCGAAGCCATGAAAATGGAGAACTCGGTCAAGGCGCCATTCGATGGAAAGGTATCCGAAGTATTTGTGGATGCCGGCGACAAGGTCCAATCGATGGATCTCATGATGACCGTGGAAAAGGCATAA
- a CDS encoding COX15/CtaA family protein: MYKNLKILAVITTLMMIFVQIGGALVTKTGSADGCGQSWPLCHGQVIPSSWPIETIIELAHRGVSGLAIILVGVVSWLSLKLLSHKKETRFLVAMSIGFILAQALIGAGAVMWGQNDFILAAHFGISLISFAAVFLLTLLVFEVDQKFEAQELIIRPYLRYHTIFLTIYIYLVVYSGALVRHTDSSLACLDWPHCGPGQLWAGNFYQWVQMSHRVLAGLIVIWIFIILIHVLKNYSQYRILRYGWMIAFVLVLLQALTGMLSVLTLVNIFIALLHALFITLLFGLLCYFILLLSRAK, translated from the coding sequence TTGTATAAAAATTTAAAGATATTGGCCGTCATCACGACACTCATGATGATTTTCGTACAGATCGGTGGCGCCCTGGTAACCAAGACAGGTTCGGCGGATGGCTGCGGACAATCATGGCCCCTGTGCCATGGACAAGTCATCCCCAGTTCGTGGCCGATAGAAACCATAATCGAACTCGCCCACCGGGGCGTCTCGGGTCTGGCCATCATACTCGTCGGCGTGGTGAGCTGGCTTTCACTGAAGCTGCTCTCCCATAAGAAGGAAACGCGCTTTCTTGTCGCAATGAGCATCGGCTTCATACTCGCACAGGCGCTGATTGGTGCAGGGGCCGTCATGTGGGGACAGAATGATTTCATACTCGCTGCGCATTTCGGCATCTCACTGATCAGTTTTGCTGCTGTCTTCCTGCTTACACTGCTCGTATTCGAAGTCGACCAGAAGTTTGAAGCACAGGAGCTCATCATCAGACCCTATCTGAGGTATCACACGATATTTCTGACCATCTACATCTATCTCGTGGTCTACAGTGGCGCCCTTGTCAGACATACAGACTCCTCACTGGCCTGCCTGGACTGGCCGCATTGCGGCCCGGGCCAGTTGTGGGCAGGGAACTTCTACCAGTGGGTACAGATGAGCCACCGGGTGCTCGCAGGCCTCATCGTAATCTGGATCTTCATCATTCTGATCCATGTCCTTAAAAATTACAGCCAGTACAGGATACTGAGGTATGGCTGGATGATTGCATTCGTGCTCGTACTGCTGCAGGCGCTGACAGGCATGCTGAGTGTTCTTACACTCGTCAACATCTTCATTGCCCTGCTCCATGCACTGTTCATCACCCTGCTGTTCGGGCTGCTGTGCTACTTCATCCTCCTGCTGTCGAGAGCCAAATAA
- a CDS encoding DUF5325 family protein: MEPKRSKAIFGVLAVLAVLMMIAFSVFIAEAMPLMAVVSVLVFIAIFGTGFTLKKKYRENGWL, translated from the coding sequence ATGGAACCAAAAAGATCTAAAGCCATATTTGGTGTACTTGCTGTGCTTGCAGTCCTGATGATGATCGCATTTTCCGTCTTCATCGCTGAAGCGATGCCGCTTATGGCAGTCGTCTCCGTCCTCGTATTCATTGCGATATTTGGCACAGGCTTCACCCTGAAGAAGAAATATCGGGAAAACGGCTGGCTATAG
- the cyoE gene encoding heme o synthase — translation MQSDVYGNDVHHDSKGITFKAVKTLVKDGIIKSNLIPAFAAGFLAVMYHNQSFFSNVPLLLMMVVATGLVIGGVAALNNYYDRDIDSVMASKQARPSVDGTFSGRDILLIGYSFLIIGEMLLFSINPTAGTLGLIAAFGYAVVYSIFAKRHLLSNTIIGAIPGAMPPLIGWAVIDPNLHILAWAMFIVMFLWQPPHFYALAIRRSDEYSEAGVPMLPSVKGNHRTRISIVFWVALLLFTPIIMTELGTWFVILATALNILWLVISFNKFRPVEDDNRHAGKVFVFSLNYIIIFFVMIIVAGLLGNF, via the coding sequence ATGCAAAGTGATGTATATGGGAATGATGTGCATCATGACAGTAAGGGAATCACCTTCAAGGCAGTGAAGACACTGGTCAAGGATGGTATCATCAAGTCAAACCTGATTCCGGCTTTTGCCGCAGGTTTTCTTGCTGTAATGTACCACAACCAATCTTTCTTCTCCAATGTTCCACTTCTGCTGATGATGGTTGTGGCAACCGGGCTTGTCATAGGCGGCGTTGCAGCACTGAACAACTACTATGATCGCGATATCGATTCCGTGATGGCGTCGAAACAGGCGAGGCCGAGTGTGGATGGTACTTTCTCCGGGCGGGATATCCTGCTGATCGGCTACAGCTTTCTGATCATCGGAGAGATGCTGCTGTTTTCAATCAACCCGACAGCCGGCACATTGGGACTGATTGCCGCTTTCGGCTATGCAGTGGTCTACTCGATATTCGCGAAACGCCATCTGCTGTCGAATACGATCATCGGTGCAATTCCCGGAGCTATGCCGCCGCTTATCGGCTGGGCCGTGATTGACCCGAATCTTCATATTCTCGCCTGGGCGATGTTCATCGTAATGTTCTTGTGGCAACCACCACACTTCTACGCATTGGCAATCAGGCGGAGTGATGAATACAGCGAGGCAGGAGTGCCTATGCTTCCTTCCGTGAAAGGGAATCACCGCACGAGAATATCAATTGTCTTCTGGGTGGCACTGCTTCTCTTTACCCCGATCATAATGACGGAACTTGGAACATGGTTCGTGATTCTGGCAACAGCATTGAACATACTATGGCTTGTCATTTCTTTCAACAAGTTCCGTCCGGTCGAAGATGATAACCGTCATGCCGGCAAGGTGTTCGTCTTCTCGTTAAATTACATTATTATATTCTTTGTAATGATTATCGTTGCTGGTCTATTAGGGAATTTCTAA
- a CDS encoding FtsW/RodA/SpoVE family cell cycle protein — protein MSFIKDFFNYVRTYSRYVDFTIVITYVLLSLIGLVMIYSASMVMASRSTGITGGNPEHFYIRQLVSIFLGFTVVFIMAYFMSGEFLRNKYFQIAATGGIFILLVFTAFFGTEVNGERNWIRLAGFNFQTSEFFKIVTILYLSYIYDRKKDRLKQLEGGHLVPLAFIGFCTMIVISNDFGTGLVITGIIAGIFIYSGISIRFLAKVGGALAVAAGAVGIIIYLIKGSILSPHQQARIDTFLHPFNDPTGTGYQLTNALVSISHGGVFGNGLGNGVMKLGYLPEPHTDFIFAVIAEELGLIGVVFILCLYLIIVIKALRYAAVSQDMFYRLICIGVAIYISFQLFINLGGISKLIPLTGVPLPLLSYGGSSFLSISIAVGLLIIAAKHVKKSKALGRT, from the coding sequence TTGTCATTTATAAAAGATTTCTTTAATTACGTAAGGACATATTCGAGATATGTCGATTTCACCATTGTGATTACATATGTACTGCTCAGTCTGATCGGACTTGTCATGATCTACAGTGCCAGCATGGTGATGGCGTCAAGAAGCACGGGCATCACCGGAGGAAATCCGGAACATTTCTACATACGGCAGCTGGTCTCCATATTCCTCGGCTTCACCGTCGTGTTCATCATGGCGTACTTCATGTCGGGTGAATTCCTGAGGAACAAGTACTTCCAGATTGCCGCGACGGGAGGGATCTTCATCCTTCTCGTCTTCACGGCATTCTTCGGCACCGAGGTGAACGGTGAGCGGAACTGGATCCGCCTGGCGGGGTTCAACTTCCAGACTTCCGAGTTCTTCAAGATTGTGACGATCCTTTACCTGTCCTATATATACGACCGCAAAAAGGACCGACTGAAGCAGCTGGAAGGGGGGCATCTCGTACCCCTTGCCTTCATCGGATTCTGTACAATGATCGTCATTTCCAATGACTTTGGCACAGGTCTTGTCATCACAGGCATCATTGCCGGCATATTCATCTATTCCGGCATTTCGATCCGGTTCCTCGCCAAAGTCGGGGGCGCTCTGGCAGTCGCTGCCGGTGCAGTGGGGATCATCATCTACCTGATCAAAGGAAGCATCCTTTCCCCGCACCAGCAGGCCCGTATCGATACGTTCCTGCATCCCTTCAATGACCCGACGGGAACCGGCTACCAGCTGACCAATGCGCTGGTCTCCATTTCCCATGGCGGCGTATTCGGTAACGGCCTTGGCAACGGGGTGATGAAGCTCGGCTATCTGCCGGAGCCGCACACCGATTTCATATTTGCCGTCATCGCCGAAGAACTGGGACTGATCGGTGTGGTCTTCATACTGTGCCTGTACCTCATCATCGTCATCAAGGCACTCAGGTATGCAGCAGTTTCACAGGACATGTTCTATCGGCTGATCTGCATCGGTGTGGCCATATACATCTCCTTCCAGCTCTTCATAAACCTGGGTGGCATTTCGAAACTCATTCCGCTTACAGGGGTGCCATTGCCACTGCTCAGCTATGGCGGCTCGTCATTCCTGAGCATCTCGATTGCTGTCGGTCTGCTGATCATCGCAGCCAAACATGTCAAAAAATCAAAAGCATTGGGCCGTACGTGA
- the coxB gene encoding cytochrome c oxidase subunit II, protein MKNRWMNAKWLGLITLLAVFASGCGKNHLSTLKPAGEVGQEQFNLMLLSIIIMVFVVIVVSIIFTVAVVKSRRKNLGEDFEPKDVAGNHTLEIIWTAIPILLLIILAVPTIYLTFKQADTQAMENEEGGVNNEETVINVTANQYWWEFEYPNEEVVTSQELVVPTDKKVYFNLKGADVKHSFWVPAAGGKLDTNVDGINSFYLEFNDEDAQDSNRLFYGKCAELCGPSHALMDFKVKALPEEEYDQWLADMKNIEEPVQASAEDAAEGQEIFNNSCIGCHAVTPNGAGAQGPNLTNFGDRDLIAGYMEHNEENLVNWIKDPESYKPDNNMTGQYDLTDEEIDAVAAYLMELKVEEGAGDVETLRESAEEGAEGSEEESSESEEGGN, encoded by the coding sequence ATGAAAAATCGTTGGATGAATGCCAAATGGCTTGGACTCATCACCCTCCTGGCTGTATTTGCTTCAGGCTGTGGCAAGAATCATCTCAGCACTTTGAAGCCAGCTGGTGAAGTTGGACAGGAACAGTTCAATCTGATGCTGCTTTCCATTATCATAATGGTGTTTGTGGTGATAGTTGTCTCCATCATCTTTACTGTAGCAGTAGTCAAAAGTCGCAGAAAGAACTTGGGTGAAGATTTTGAGCCCAAGGACGTTGCCGGAAACCATACATTAGAAATAATCTGGACTGCGATTCCGATTCTTTTACTTATCATCCTCGCCGTACCAACCATCTACCTGACATTCAAACAGGCGGATACCCAGGCGATGGAAAATGAAGAAGGTGGAGTGAACAACGAAGAGACAGTCATCAATGTGACGGCCAACCAATACTGGTGGGAATTCGAATATCCGAATGAAGAAGTCGTCACTTCACAGGAACTCGTCGTTCCTACCGACAAGAAAGTATACTTCAATCTCAAAGGCGCAGATGTGAAACACTCATTCTGGGTGCCTGCAGCCGGCGGCAAGCTGGATACCAACGTCGATGGAATCAACAGTTTCTACCTTGAATTCAATGACGAAGATGCACAGGATTCCAACCGTCTGTTCTATGGTAAATGTGCGGAGCTCTGCGGCCCGTCACACGCACTGATGGACTTCAAGGTCAAAGCATTGCCTGAAGAGGAATATGACCAGTGGCTTGCAGACATGAAGAACATCGAAGAGCCTGTACAGGCATCTGCAGAAGATGCAGCAGAAGGTCAGGAAATCTTCAACAATTCATGTATCGGCTGTCACGCAGTCACTCCAAACGGTGCAGGTGCACAAGGTCCCAACCTCACGAACTTCGGAGACCGTGACCTGATTGCGGGCTATATGGAACATAATGAGGAGAACCTGGTCAACTGGATCAAGGATCCTGAATCCTACAAACCGGATAACAACATGACAGGTCAATACGACCTGACAGACGAGGAAATCGACGCTGTCGCTGCCTACCTGATGGAACTTAAGGTCGAGGAAGGCGCAGGCGATGTAGAAACGTTAAGGGAAAGCGCTGAAGAAGGCGCTGAAGGTTCTGAAGAAGAATCCTCAGAATCTGAAGAAGGAGGTAACTAG
- a CDS encoding YlaH-like family protein, with translation MSVNVTERLTFFGRIFGLDTNPQAGMWYLFLTIFVLSIIVYNLGFARKIKLWQNVIIYIVMFFGCVMLTFFGAFLPVAESLVVAAIFLALYRFRLHQERKAGNIKTSEK, from the coding sequence ATGAGTGTAAATGTTACGGAACGCCTGACGTTCTTTGGCAGGATATTCGGTCTGGATACCAATCCCCAGGCGGGGATGTGGTATCTGTTCCTGACCATATTCGTCCTTTCCATCATCGTCTATAACCTTGGCTTTGCCCGCAAAATCAAGCTGTGGCAGAACGTGATCATTTACATCGTCATGTTTTTCGGCTGTGTGATGCTGACATTCTTCGGTGCATTTCTGCCAGTGGCGGAAAGCCTGGTCGTCGCAGCCATCTTTCTGGCGCTGTATCGATTCAGACTCCATCAGGAACGCAAGGCTGGAAACATCAAAACTTCCGAAAAATAG